From the Deinococcus misasensis DSM 22328 genome, one window contains:
- a CDS encoding M24 family metallopeptidase produces the protein MQQLVDLLTAHGLDALWVTSPENVRYLSGFSSPKDGTVLLHRDGLLLYTDSRYIDQAKEECSIPQHIARDADVLAHARPLLEGKVVGFEADALTVKKLQALDALQATQLVPTVGLLEGTRAIKTPEEVEKIRKAQHIADEGLKHVLPMLKPGVREIDVALELELFMRKNGAEDRSFDIIVAGGHRSAMPHGTASERPLEDGDLVTIDWGATFQGYHSDCTRAFPVGEISTQLKELYRHTRTALNLALEAVRPGMMTCDLDHIARGYLDSVGLGQYFLHSLGHGVGLAVHELPRMFKFRPEMSQYNVPLQAGMIITIEPGLYISGVGGVRLEELVLVTESGAEVLSHAPFAEV, from the coding sequence ATGCAACAACTTGTTGATTTGCTGACTGCTCACGGATTGGACGCCCTGTGGGTGACTTCTCCTGAAAACGTCAGGTATCTGAGTGGGTTTTCTTCCCCCAAAGATGGCACGGTGCTCCTGCACCGGGACGGACTTTTGCTTTACACCGATTCCCGTTACATCGATCAGGCGAAAGAAGAATGCAGCATTCCCCAACACATTGCCCGTGATGCCGACGTGCTGGCCCATGCCCGTCCTTTGCTGGAAGGCAAAGTGGTGGGTTTTGAAGCCGATGCCCTCACCGTCAAGAAACTGCAGGCCCTGGATGCCTTGCAGGCCACCCAATTGGTGCCCACTGTTGGTCTTCTGGAAGGCACACGGGCCATCAAAACCCCAGAGGAAGTGGAAAAAATCCGCAAAGCCCAGCACATCGCAGATGAAGGCTTGAAGCATGTTCTGCCCATGCTGAAACCTGGCGTTCGTGAAATCGATGTGGCTCTGGAACTCGAATTGTTCATGCGCAAAAACGGCGCAGAAGACCGTTCTTTTGACATCATTGTGGCTGGAGGGCACCGCAGCGCCATGCCCCACGGCACTGCATCTGAGCGTCCACTGGAAGATGGAGATCTGGTGACCATCGACTGGGGTGCAACCTTTCAGGGGTATCACAGCGATTGCACCCGGGCTTTCCCAGTTGGTGAAATCAGCACCCAGCTGAAAGAGCTGTACCGCCACACCCGTACCGCCCTGAATCTGGCTCTGGAAGCCGTGCGTCCGGGCATGATGACCTGTGACCTCGACCACATCGCCAGAGGGTATCTGGACAGCGTGGGGCTCGGGCAGTACTTTTTGCACTCTCTCGGACACGGGGTGGGTCTGGCAGTGCACGAACTGCCCAGAATGTTCAAATTCCGTCCCGAGATGTCCCAATACAATGTGCCTTTGCAAGCAGGCATGATCATCACCATCGAGCCCGGCCTCTACATCTCTGGTGTGGGGGGCGTGCGGTTGGAAGAACTGGTCCTGGTGACCGAATCCGGGGCCGAGGTGTTGAGCCACGCCCCATTCGCGGAGGTGTAA
- a CDS encoding septal ring lytic transglycosylase RlpA family protein, whose translation MRYLLAFLLLVLPISGMTQSSAVQTGYAVYYNGLKDSETNMTAAHPTLPKGTWVEVKHQKTGKTVLVKINDRGPFGNKNRIIDLSIAAARALGIISEGVAPVELRVVSKQ comes from the coding sequence ATGCGTTATCTGCTGGCTTTTTTGCTGCTGGTGCTCCCCATTTCGGGCATGACCCAGAGCAGCGCAGTGCAGACCGGTTATGCCGTTTATTACAATGGCCTCAAAGACAGTGAAACCAACATGACCGCTGCCCATCCCACGCTGCCCAAAGGCACCTGGGTGGAGGTCAAGCACCAGAAAACGGGCAAAACCGTGCTGGTGAAAATCAATGATCGGGGACCTTTTGGCAACAAAAACCGCATCATTGACCTGTCCATCGCTGCTGCCCGGGCCCTCGGGATCATCTCTGAGGGGGTGGCTCCTGTCGAGCTGAGGGTGGTCTCCAAGCAATAA
- a CDS encoding Cof-type HAD-IIB family hydrolase, with protein MLKLVCIDVDGTLVGSSGTVTETVWKATEQARSKGQHLVLCTGRPAFGKALGYAKQLDPDGWHIFQNGASIFHVGTGETLSSPFPMELLPELERLAAEKNWVLELYSDTDYAVEDTHRFAKEHADLLGLPFDPKPFSALKGTPVRAQWVVPIEQTRECMDLMPEAVTLSPAGSPIMADAMFISMTRRGVSKASGIEKIANRLGLTVDRVMMVGDGHNDAEAMRFVGFGVAMANADEEARAAADLHVGHVDDDGLKEALELSWTL; from the coding sequence GTGTTGAAACTGGTATGCATTGATGTGGATGGAACACTGGTGGGCTCAAGCGGAACCGTCACCGAGACGGTCTGGAAAGCCACCGAACAGGCCCGCAGCAAAGGGCAACATCTGGTGTTGTGCACCGGAAGACCCGCTTTTGGCAAGGCTCTGGGCTACGCCAAACAACTGGATCCCGATGGATGGCACATCTTCCAGAATGGGGCCAGCATCTTTCATGTGGGCACCGGAGAAACCCTGTCTTCCCCTTTTCCCATGGAACTTTTGCCTGAGCTGGAAAGACTGGCTGCAGAAAAAAACTGGGTGCTGGAACTGTACTCCGACACCGATTATGCAGTAGAAGACACCCACCGGTTTGCAAAAGAGCATGCAGACCTGCTCGGGTTGCCTTTTGATCCCAAGCCGTTCAGTGCTCTGAAGGGTACACCTGTTCGGGCACAGTGGGTGGTTCCCATCGAACAGACCCGCGAATGCATGGACCTGATGCCCGAGGCAGTGACCCTCTCCCCTGCTGGAAGCCCCATCATGGCCGATGCCATGTTCATTTCCATGACCCGCAGAGGGGTCTCCAAAGCCTCTGGCATTGAAAAAATTGCCAACAGGCTTGGACTCACCGTGGACCGGGTGATGATGGTTGGCGATGGTCACAATGATGCCGAAGCCATGCGCTTTGTGGGCTTCGGTGTGGCCATGGCCAATGCAGACGAAGAGGCCAGAGCCGCCGCAGACCTGCATGTGGGCCACGTGGACGATGACGGGCTTAAAGAAGCCCTCGAGCTCTCCTGGACCCTGTAA
- a CDS encoding YbjN domain-containing protein: MSDVALLTLDTIAKYLKEKEVHLDLQENNGQRFIRMGWKFEMGDAAVLVSVSDGPNDTSRLEITCVTQKTYTDRRDEVVTMLNGRNRERAFSRSIDDDGNVWLEYVGFYPTLCEFPQSTFDTLFSGVLMHFQDDYASLEGYVPAAQA, from the coding sequence ATGTCTGATGTCGCTCTGCTGACACTCGATACCATCGCGAAGTACCTGAAAGAGAAAGAAGTGCACCTCGACCTGCAAGAGAACAACGGTCAGCGCTTCATCCGCATGGGCTGGAAGTTTGAAATGGGTGATGCTGCCGTACTGGTCAGCGTTTCTGACGGCCCCAACGACACCAGCCGTCTGGAAATCACCTGCGTCACCCAGAAAACCTACACTGACCGACGCGATGAAGTGGTCACCATGCTGAACGGCCGCAACCGTGAACGTGCCTTCTCCCGCAGCATCGACGACGATGGCAACGTGTGGCTGGAATACGTGGGCTTCTACCCCACCCTGTGCGAATTCCCCCAGAGCACCTTTGACACGCTGTTCAGCGGTGTCCTGATGCACTTCCAGGACGACTACGCCAGCCTCGAAGGCTACGTCCCTGCTGCTCAAGCTTGA
- a CDS encoding AAA family ATPase, with amino-acid sequence MLIWINGPFGVGKTHTAFELYRRLPGSCVSDPEHHGFALFKTIPPSLRGDFQDLPIWRKTTFETLKYLSEHHAGPVIVPMALVQPAYFEEIVGRLRQENHDVRHFALLASRETLLRRLRKRGDLASSWPAQQMERCLQALQDPLFADHLNTEQKSIPELAEHIAGCCGLDLQPRLSGMAATLYRWKVTLGHIR; translated from the coding sequence ATGCTCATATGGATCAATGGACCTTTTGGGGTGGGCAAGACCCACACTGCATTTGAACTGTATCGCAGGTTGCCGGGAAGTTGTGTCAGCGATCCCGAGCATCACGGTTTTGCCCTGTTCAAAACCATTCCTCCTTCACTCAGAGGGGATTTTCAGGATTTGCCCATCTGGAGAAAAACCACCTTTGAAACCCTCAAATACCTTTCAGAACACCATGCAGGACCTGTGATTGTTCCGATGGCTCTGGTGCAGCCAGCGTATTTCGAGGAAATTGTTGGCAGACTGAGGCAAGAAAACCATGATGTCCGGCATTTTGCCCTGCTGGCCTCCAGAGAAACCTTGCTCAGAAGGCTGAGAAAAAGGGGAGATCTGGCATCTTCGTGGCCTGCACAGCAGATGGAGAGATGTTTGCAGGCTTTACAGGATCCCCTGTTTGCAGATCACCTGAACACCGAACAAAAGTCCATTCCAGAGCTGGCAGAGCACATTGCGGGATGCTGCGGCCTTGATTTGCAGCCTCGCCTCTCTGGAATGGCAGCCACCCTCTACAGATGGAAAGTCACGTTGGGGCACATCCGATGA
- the tpiA gene encoding triose-phosphate isomerase produces MTKPQTFLALNWKMNKTPSESVQWAEDLLGQLGDLNIKLAIMAPSVSLAGLSGVLGDSQVGLGAQDISQHDSGAYTGEVSAAMLKDLGVKYAVIGHSERREYHFESDAVVAAKAAQAIKNGIVPIVCVGEKLSEREAGEQVSYTLNQLRGSLAGVSIQSADDLVIAYEPVWAIGTGKTATAQDAEDMCAEIRGVLKELYPAFAKQIVVQYGGSVKPDNIQEICGKPNVNGALVGGASLQVAGVTGMVDALK; encoded by the coding sequence ATGACCAAACCCCAAACCTTCCTTGCCCTCAACTGGAAAATGAACAAAACCCCCTCCGAGTCTGTGCAGTGGGCCGAAGACCTGCTCGGCCAACTGGGAGACCTCAACATCAAACTGGCCATCATGGCCCCGAGCGTCAGTCTGGCTGGCCTGAGTGGCGTGCTGGGTGATTCTCAGGTCGGACTGGGTGCACAGGACATCTCCCAGCATGACTCTGGCGCTTACACCGGAGAAGTCAGCGCTGCGATGCTGAAAGACCTCGGGGTGAAATACGCTGTGATCGGGCACTCCGAGCGCCGCGAATACCACTTCGAGTCTGATGCTGTGGTGGCTGCCAAAGCTGCACAGGCCATCAAAAATGGCATTGTGCCCATTGTGTGCGTCGGTGAAAAACTCTCCGAGCGTGAAGCGGGTGAGCAGGTGAGCTACACCCTCAACCAACTGCGTGGCAGCCTTGCAGGGGTTTCCATCCAGTCTGCCGATGATCTGGTCATCGCCTATGAACCCGTGTGGGCCATTGGAACCGGCAAAACCGCCACCGCTCAGGATGCCGAAGACATGTGCGCCGAAATCCGTGGCGTGCTGAAAGAACTGTATCCTGCTTTTGCTAAGCAAATCGTGGTGCAGTACGGCGGAAGCGTAAAACCAGACAACATTCAAGAAATCTGTGGCAAGCCGAACGTCAACGGTGCTCTGGTTGGTGGCGCAAGCTTGCAGGTGGCTGGAGTGACCGGCATGGTGGACGCCCTCAAATAA
- a CDS encoding GGDEF domain-containing protein: MQNASEIALKYAQACKSLQHFSTAEVLAQFPVVLSTLLPDSQFHLEEHAPIATGWQDDKTYRGYLSAPPKPLCYQIGLAQPLREEEKNWFEGLLRHFELCVQVAAFQEELDRQARRDWLTGLPHRFQLYRQLDAYGRLLSSYHVGLLEVADLSEGLQQPQAFYDHLLLQVSGVLRNCTLHAYRFDNGRFIFILDQEQKETLPAQLAEFPELKARLSWADTREGTPESIVNALISRLQLA, encoded by the coding sequence ATGCAGAATGCCTCTGAAATCGCCCTCAAATACGCTCAAGCGTGCAAATCCTTGCAGCACTTTTCCACTGCAGAAGTGCTGGCTCAATTTCCTGTTGTGCTCTCAACCCTCTTGCCTGACAGTCAATTCCACCTTGAAGAGCACGCTCCCATCGCCACAGGATGGCAAGATGACAAGACATATCGGGGTTACCTGAGTGCACCCCCTAAACCCCTGTGTTACCAGATCGGGCTGGCCCAGCCTCTGAGAGAAGAAGAAAAAAACTGGTTCGAAGGCCTGCTCAGACACTTTGAATTGTGCGTGCAAGTGGCGGCTTTTCAAGAAGAACTGGACCGTCAGGCAAGACGGGACTGGTTGACCGGCCTGCCCCACCGTTTCCAGTTGTACCGTCAACTGGATGCCTATGGACGGTTGCTTTCGTCTTACCACGTGGGTTTGCTGGAGGTGGCAGACCTGTCCGAAGGCCTGCAACAACCTCAGGCTTTCTACGATCACTTGCTCTTGCAGGTCTCTGGGGTTCTCAGGAACTGCACCCTGCATGCATACCGGTTCGACAATGGCAGGTTCATTTTCATTCTGGATCAGGAGCAAAAAGAAACCCTGCCTGCCCAACTGGCAGAATTTCCCGAGCTCAAAGCCAGACTGTCGTGGGCCGACACCCGAGAAGGCACCCCCGAGAGCATTGTGAATGCCCTGATTTCCCGGTTGCAACTGGCCTGA
- the lnt gene encoding apolipoprotein N-acyltransferase yields MFLLPFILLALSSLQVVWGFLTPIFLAWTFQVLIDARSRRAAVRRGFWGMTVFFGIFLYWLPISFSKLYGPFGAAMFTPLFFIEGAFWALMVAVVFNLSKDRSARLWLLAFGWVVLEWLRHLGMFAFPWGTLGYTLDTLPIIQTADLGGILLLSLLVTVTAAAIVEAVSSKFAPLLVSLSLWAGGWVYGLTRTLPTGPEHQATLVQGNIDPLKKAADVNNTLGTVDIYNRLSQGEGLFIWPETAIKDMDLPLAQPSQLITGVADLSGGHNQVLSREMDPQKNEFHFTFHNKLRLVPFGEWIPWRQELDGLYDLVERQLGIYLISTQQGTTAKPLEINGQKFGTYICYESVYGWMARQMALDGANVLVNVSNDAWFGDGAGLKQHYAMGRIRAIETHRYILRAGNTGITSVIDPLGRTLDRLPIQQEGALKVTYQSLNGTTLYMLLGDWLVLGICLFGSVWVIFTGSRRARGLL; encoded by the coding sequence GTGTTTCTTCTCCCTTTCATTCTGCTGGCCCTGAGCAGTTTACAGGTGGTGTGGGGCTTCCTCACCCCGATTTTTCTGGCATGGACATTTCAGGTTTTGATTGATGCACGCAGCCGTCGCGCAGCAGTGAGGCGTGGTTTCTGGGGCATGACGGTGTTTTTTGGCATTTTCCTTTACTGGTTACCCATCAGCTTTTCCAAACTGTATGGTCCTTTTGGTGCTGCAATGTTCACCCCTCTGTTTTTCATTGAGGGGGCTTTCTGGGCCCTCATGGTTGCAGTGGTCTTCAACCTCAGCAAAGACCGCAGTGCCCGTTTGTGGCTGCTGGCCTTTGGTTGGGTGGTTCTGGAATGGCTCAGGCACCTCGGGATGTTCGCGTTTCCGTGGGGAACGCTGGGTTACACCCTCGACACCCTGCCCATCATCCAGACCGCTGACCTTGGAGGGATTCTCCTGCTCAGTTTGCTGGTCACTGTGACTGCAGCGGCCATTGTGGAAGCTGTTTCTTCCAAATTTGCTCCCCTGCTGGTTTCGCTTTCCCTCTGGGCAGGCGGATGGGTGTATGGTCTGACCCGCACCCTTCCCACAGGCCCAGAGCATCAAGCCACACTGGTGCAGGGCAACATTGATCCCCTCAAAAAAGCTGCTGATGTGAACAACACACTGGGAACAGTGGACATCTACAACCGCCTGAGTCAGGGAGAAGGGCTTTTCATCTGGCCCGAGACCGCCATCAAAGACATGGATTTGCCTCTGGCGCAACCCTCACAACTGATCACAGGCGTTGCAGACCTCAGTGGAGGTCACAATCAAGTGCTGTCCAGAGAAATGGATCCACAGAAAAACGAATTCCATTTCACCTTCCACAACAAACTCAGGTTGGTGCCATTCGGCGAGTGGATCCCATGGCGACAGGAATTGGACGGCCTGTATGATCTGGTGGAACGCCAACTGGGCATCTACCTGATCAGCACCCAGCAGGGCACCACCGCCAAACCTCTGGAAATCAACGGGCAGAAGTTCGGGACGTACATCTGCTATGAGAGTGTGTATGGCTGGATGGCCCGCCAGATGGCTCTGGATGGGGCCAACGTGCTGGTCAATGTCTCCAACGACGCATGGTTTGGAGATGGGGCCGGCCTCAAGCAACACTATGCCATGGGGCGTATCCGTGCCATCGAGACCCACAGATACATCTTGCGTGCCGGCAACACGGGCATCACCTCTGTGATTGATCCGCTTGGACGCACTTTGGATCGCTTGCCCATCCAGCAAGAAGGGGCTTTGAAAGTCACCTACCAGTCCCTGAATGGGACCACGCTGTACATGCTCCTTGGAGACTGGTTGGTGCTGGGCATCTGCCTGTTTGGCAGTGTGTGGGTGATTTTTACAGGGTCCAGGAGAGCTCGAGGGCTTCTTTAA
- a CDS encoding aminotransferase class V-fold PLP-dependent enzyme, translated as MDPAVFALNARIQANLKVLYGAAADAFTALVAGTGSLGMETGFANLIEPGDTVVVATNGSFGDRMVEMCERYGAQVITVRAPIGEAVRLEEVEKALREHNPKMVSVVHGETSTGVLNPAPEIARMAQDMGILVTVDAVTTAGMMPYEMEKWGIDYAYTGSQKCLSAPPGVAPVAVSARAMEVVKNRKTPVTLWYSDFLGLQAYWDHKDYHHTVPVQLHYALDAALAAALKEGLEVRAQHASELSVAVARTLETIGFSHFVKNPRERLPSVLSLRLPEGLNDAQVRGALREKGISITGGLDATRGMIWRLGLMGEAARVEHYLRFMRTLNEILGHKHLENTLQENLSAVHA; from the coding sequence ATGGATCCTGCGGTGTTTGCGCTGAACGCGCGCATTCAGGCGAACCTCAAAGTCCTCTATGGAGCAGCGGCGGATGCGTTCACGGCACTGGTGGCGGGCACAGGCAGTCTGGGGATGGAGACTGGATTCGCCAACCTCATCGAACCCGGAGACACCGTGGTGGTTGCCACCAACGGATCTTTCGGAGACCGCATGGTGGAAATGTGTGAGCGTTACGGCGCTCAGGTCATCACCGTGCGCGCCCCCATCGGCGAAGCTGTGCGCCTCGAAGAAGTCGAAAAAGCCCTTCGGGAACACAACCCCAAAATGGTCAGTGTGGTCCACGGGGAAACCAGCACCGGTGTGCTCAACCCCGCCCCCGAGATTGCCCGCATGGCCCAGGACATGGGCATTCTGGTGACCGTGGATGCCGTCACCACTGCAGGCATGATGCCCTACGAGATGGAAAAATGGGGCATCGACTACGCCTACACCGGCTCTCAAAAATGCCTTTCTGCCCCTCCCGGCGTGGCTCCAGTGGCCGTCAGCGCACGCGCCATGGAAGTGGTCAAAAACCGCAAGACCCCCGTCACCCTCTGGTACTCGGATTTTCTGGGTTTGCAAGCCTACTGGGACCACAAAGATTACCACCACACCGTTCCTGTGCAACTGCACTACGCTCTGGACGCTGCCCTTGCTGCTGCCCTCAAAGAAGGTCTGGAAGTGCGCGCGCAACACGCTTCTGAACTCAGCGTGGCAGTGGCCCGTACCCTCGAAACCATCGGGTTCTCCCACTTCGTGAAAAACCCCAGAGAACGCCTCCCCAGTGTGCTGTCCTTGCGCCTCCCCGAGGGCCTGAACGACGCACAGGTGCGCGGTGCCCTGCGTGAAAAAGGCATCTCCATCACCGGCGGTCTGGATGCCACCCGTGGCATGATCTGGCGCCTCGGTTTGATGGGTGAAGCTGCCCGCGTGGAACACTACCTGCGGTTCATGCGAACCCTCAATGAAATTCTGGGTCACAAGCACCTCGAAAACACCTTGCAGGAAAACCTGTCGGCTGTTCACGCCTGA
- a CDS encoding S41 family peptidase, with translation MFSSLALSAVIASGVGTPELDKFQKITDMITEKYIYTSRFTPPATLKLPMVLPSGTASTITRELIPKSNNWEEVKTFYRNQVLVNPTNIDDALRGVVDWLDDNHSVYLGKQQALNIKEVYGDLPCLKYTLAVTSTRASREVTYELAAEDARVGVIKIADFAGFDRTSGVQEALDTLTQQGAKAFVMDLRGNPGGLAVEMMRTAGLFQSGFLWRMRLKGSFPLPLPALGNRPYGQVPLALVIDRNVNSAAEGFSGGLQRVGRARVFGQTSAGNVEAVYPYCFQDGSMLFLASGQLAPFSGKTWEGVGVVPDEPNTTLNDAVKWAAGQLKP, from the coding sequence ATGTTCTCCAGTTTAGCGCTTTCTGCCGTGATCGCGAGTGGTGTAGGGACGCCAGAATTAGACAAATTCCAGAAGATCACCGACATGATCACAGAAAAATACATTTACACGTCCCGATTTACCCCTCCTGCCACCTTGAAACTGCCCATGGTTTTGCCGTCCGGTACGGCCTCAACGATCACCAGAGAGCTGATTCCAAAATCCAACAACTGGGAAGAGGTCAAAACCTTTTACCGCAATCAGGTGCTTGTGAACCCCACAAACATTGACGATGCATTAAGGGGAGTGGTGGACTGGCTGGATGACAACCACTCGGTTTATCTGGGAAAACAGCAGGCCCTGAACATCAAAGAAGTGTATGGAGACCTGCCGTGTCTGAAATACACCCTTGCCGTGACCTCCACCAGAGCATCCAGAGAAGTAACCTATGAACTTGCTGCAGAAGATGCCCGGGTTGGGGTGATCAAAATTGCAGATTTTGCAGGCTTTGACCGCACTTCTGGAGTGCAAGAAGCGCTGGACACCTTGACGCAGCAAGGAGCAAAGGCTTTTGTGATGGATTTGAGGGGCAATCCGGGTGGCTTGGCCGTGGAAATGATGCGCACCGCTGGCCTGTTCCAGAGTGGTTTTTTGTGGCGAATGCGCCTGAAAGGCTCTTTTCCCTTACCCCTTCCCGCTCTGGGAAACCGTCCTTATGGTCAGGTCCCTCTGGCTCTGGTGATTGACCGGAATGTGAACAGTGCAGCAGAAGGCTTCAGTGGAGGGTTGCAGCGTGTGGGCAGGGCTCGGGTTTTCGGACAAACCAGTGCAGGAAACGTTGAAGCGGTTTATCCCTACTGCTTTCAAGATGGGAGCATGCTTTTTCTGGCTTCAGGACAGCTTGCACCGTTTTCTGGCAAAACCTGGGAGGGGGTGGGCGTGGTTCCTGACGAACCCAACACCACCCTGAACGATGCCGTAAAATGGGCTGCTGGACAGTTAAAACCCTGA